Genomic segment of Paenibacillus sp. FSL R5-0623:
AATTCATTTTTTGAATGAAAAATGGTACATATACTATACCGCTAATGATGGTGGAGGGGACGATTCAAGGCGGATTTGCGTGCTGGAAAATGAAAGTCCAAATCCGATGGAGGGTGAATGGGTATGGAAGGGGGCTCTACATACTCCTGTTCCCGGTTTGGACGGTACTGTGCTGATGCTTGGGGGGCGACTCTTTTTTTTGTATGCTGGATATGGTCATTTTCCGGACTATGGATCAGCAATTTATATTATGAGGATGTCAGACCCACATTCCCTGACAGGTGAACATGTTTTGCTCACGGCGCCGACCTTTATCTGGGAGAAGCAGGGCGGAATGGCGATTAATGAAGGACCCGTTACGCTACACCGGAATGGACGCATTTTTCTAGTATACTCGGGGAGTACAACCTGGTCGGAAGATTACGCACTTGGCATGTTGACCATGAATGAACGGGATGATCCGATGCTAGCATCTTCGTGGACCAAGTCTGCAGAACCTGTTTTTCGGAAAAGTCTGGAGAATGGCGTATATGCCACAGGACACAACAGCTTTACTACGTCACCTGATGGTGAGGAGGACTGGATTGTATACCATGCGCTCCCGAATCCTGGTGCTGACACGGTCTTAAGGGCAACGCGAGTTCAAAAATTTGGTTGGAATCTGGACGGAACCCCTGACTTTGGTGTACCTTTCAGTGATAATAAAGCGCTGCAGGTTCCATCCGGCGAGTGAAAAAGAAGACGGCGAGATGATGCACAGGTATGCCTATAGTTACAATAAATTTGTAATTAATAAAGTTCCAATTGCTCTTGAATAAAATAGATATTATTTAACCAGCGTGATCTGAATTATTTATTACAATAAAATAAATTGTAAGCGTTAACTTACAGTTATTGTGTAATTATACTTTGATTAAAATATAGAAAATTACAAGTTAAGTAGGCGTCTTTTGGTGGTGTTTTGGACTGCAGCATGCAGCAACCAAAATGAAGCCGGAGAGGCCGGAACTCAGGAA
This window contains:
- a CDS encoding glycoside hydrolase family 43 protein codes for the protein MTNKTIFYNPVALQSADPWVYRPDGYYYFMRTRSDKLELIQSSRLSEIDAGTRKIVWTPEPGGPYSHHLWAPEIHFLNEKWYIYYTANDGGGDDSRRICVLENESPNPMEGEWVWKGALHTPVPGLDGTVLMLGGRLFFLYAGYGHFPDYGSAIYIMRMSDPHSLTGEHVLLTAPTFIWEKQGGMAINEGPVTLHRNGRIFLVYSGSTTWSEDYALGMLTMNERDDPMLASSWTKSAEPVFRKSLENGVYATGHNSFTTSPDGEEDWIVYHALPNPGADTVLRATRVQKFGWNLDGTPDFGVPFSDNKALQVPSGE